Within Haematobia irritans isolate KBUSLIRL chromosome 2, ASM5000362v1, whole genome shotgun sequence, the genomic segment CTAAAAATTGTAGATAACCAACGGCAACTACAACAGAGGCCGGGTAGCACAggttataataaaacaaatactCCCCCTCAAATTACTACGTATATTCCTCCCGCCACCAATAACAAGTGCCTCCTATCAACAACCTCATGTTCCGAATGTTCTATGGGTTACTGTTGTAATCTACAAACTTGTTGCTTACCCTCATCATCGCCAACATCACATCAAACTCTTCCAACACCACCACCTTTAATGCCCATACAAACAAGTTCGTATAACTCCTCCAATAACCCAAATAGTCATGGCAATGTAAGCgaagatttgcctgaatttgtatcAATTGAAGATGAAAAAGTCAAACAGTATCTTATGAAAATCGGTCAAGAGCAGCTTAAACAACAACGAAaaccctatagaaatgagacaACAAAAGTCACACACGTCATTGCTGGAGGATTTCCATCTTCGAGAGATCCTTATGCCTCCAGACCAGTTGTATATGAAATTATAGAGCTAGACGATGAGAGTGAAagggaaaaattaaaacaaattaaacaacAAGCAGAATTAAAACTGGCCGCCAAATCTCAATACAACCAAGGCAATGATATGAGTTTCGCAAACAGAAATACAAAATCATTAAATATCAGTTTGATACCAAAACCTTCAGAACCTTCATCTTCCCAAAAGCAACAGAGAACGTGTACTGTGAGAAACGATATGAAATCAAATTCCTTGCCCtccaatcataaaattatagccgaaataaatttaatagatAGTAGTGATGATGAAGAGTATGAAAATGAAGATGATGAGACGTTACCATTGGCAGCCGTTAGTTGTGAATTGAATTGTGATGACGATGATAGTTCAAATTCTTTATTACAAAGACCTCCATCGCAATCAAGTTTTAATCAAGTTCTTCAAAAGGCGAATTCCAAAAAAGCTTCctcaaaccgttctccagaagtAGAATCTtcaaacgaaaatttacttgttcGTTGGGAGGAATATGAAGGACAGGGAAGAGAGCGTGTTTTCTTCGAATGCTTTTTGTGTGGTAAAAAAGTACAATCTAGCTATAATTTGAGGCGACATATGATGATTCACACAGGTGAGTTTAATAAAGATACaatcttttaaaaaaaatcctgtgCTGACGTTTAAGTGCCGTCCCGACTATAAGTATATCCCGACGGAATGTCTGTGCTTGaatagaatcttacagtgtggccaaTCGATACGAATTATCGGCAATGactaaatatttgataaacgAGTAATCGATCACATTAAcaagcagcagtatcgattatgccgtcggacttaacttatagtgtggccaACATCTGGGatttgttcgacacgagcactgtcgtccggataaacttatagtctggacggcgcatTAGAGAATGAAAATGTTGTATTAGTAGAAATGGCACTACACTGTGATCCTAATATGAAGATAATGCGCCGTCCAGacaataagtttatccggacgacagtgctcgtgtcgaacaaatCCCAGATGTTGGTcacacatatcccatatattggccacattataagttaagtccgaaggcataattgataccgctgcatgtttatgggatcgataactcatttaccgattatttagtcatcgccgacaattcgtatcgattggccacactgtaagattctttacaaacacacatTCCGTCCGCAAAAAAACTTTTAGTCTGGACGACGCATAAACCGCGCGTTAGAAAACAAACATGCCCATGTTTTTTTAATGATAAACACTAAAAGTTgtacaacaaaataaatatcTGACCTACCCCCAATTTCCTCTTCTTCCCTAGAACATACATTTTTGTTCGAAATAATAACTGTTACTATATTACTCTAGGTGAACGCCCATTTGCTTGTGATATGTGTGATAGACGATTTCGAGAATTCAGCGATTTGAAGAAACATCGACGACGACATTCGGCTGAACCTAATTTTATGTGTATGGTTTGTGGAGAATTGCCTCCCATTGAGAATGATCCCACACGGTGCATAAATTGTTGTACTCAGTCAAAAAATGTTATACTAATGGCTTCAATGAAGAGAATCGAagaaactgcaaaagaagaagaTAATCAACCATCAGAAGAGGTAACAATCGTATCATCAACACCATCATTAGTACAAACGTCGAAGACCTCTAGCACCACAGTGGCCGGAAcaacaaaatatatacaaagGCCTTCATTAAAAGTTGAAACATGTGGACCGACCTCCAAGACAATAACGGACAGACGAGATGTTATTCAAAAATCACCCACTACTTCCGCAAGCAGTGAAAATACCCAACGTTTATTAGAAAATATACCTGCAGTACTAAGACCGGGTCATAATCAATTGGGTATGATTACCCGCAAGGAGTTTGCCTGTCCCCTGTGTAATCGAGCGTTTGGTACTCGTCATAATCTCAAGCGACATTATATGATCCATACGGGTACCAAACCTTTTAGTTGTACAAAGTGTCGTAAACCTTTTCGCGAATATTCAACACTTAAAAAGCATATGGTTACACATCAACGTGATCGTTGGTATAAGTGTATGCAATGTCCAATGAAATTCCGTGATTTTATTAAGTACACAGAACACAAAGATTCTCATCCAACATCGGATTATGAAGATAGAGAAGACCGTACCTATCGTACCAGATATACTACAAAATCGCGAAGCAACTATCAATCCAGTGATAGCTACATGGATTCAAACGATGAACAGTCTATGTCTGAAGATTGCTTGGAATGCTGTGAATGTGGTCAACAATTCAATGATATAGATAGTTATAATGAACATTTGGAGAAACACTGCAATATTTCCGAAATTTATGAATGTTATATTTGTAAGCACAGATTCCAAAGTCGTACTACATTGGAGGACCATATGATGAAGAAGCATAAAAAGGATTGCGATAGTGATGACGAATTAATTGCTTGAATTTAGCTACACGTGCATAaagtattaaaactttggcataGTTGAAATTACCAGATATTTTGACTTTTGGAGTACATTTCCGGCCAAAATATTGTTACCAACTGATCCAGTGATGtcactttattataattacTTGGTTCGcatcaaaattctctatagattaGCTTCGAATGGGTGCGATGTTTTAATACATTACTTGCCAGTAGAATTTTTAACGATGTTTTAAAAAGTCGTACAAATTTTGCACTTTATCAATAagtatgaacaattttttaaataaaatgaaaaattcccATACCattaataaacttaaaaaatactCATAACCttcaaatatttgagacatataaaaagaaaacaaatattcaTTATCTTTCATATGAGTTTTCGTGTAAATTATTTAATCTAATGTATATGTTAATAGATttccaacaaatattaatttatcaCCCAAGGTCCTGAATACAAAACATTGAGATGATACATTTACGGTCAGTTTTTCTATGCCGTTacgataaataaaatatattttcatatatgatatagttatatttatgtattagttttataataaataaataacatttgtgCCTTTCTCAATTTATATTTGTACTTAACATACTCACCCATATTTGTATACGAACTCTccctgtcaacattttttgaatttaacggcacctctgagaatccccaccacgtgttGAATTTAAACAATTTCCCAACGCATTACATATACAAATTAACTTCAATTTGAGAAGTTGTGTTGAATTTACTGTTGAGTGTAATGTCTGCTTTTGTTGAgaacaacaatttctcaaactgAATTCTAAGATAAtagtttgaaaaatgtttgaaatcgTTTTGAATGGAAGCATTTCCCCAATTCTTGTATTTATTGGGAATGTTCCTATTGGGTTGTTTTATGCGTTTTGTTTTCACTATCATtgtaaacagctgatttttgtaaacaaaacaaCACGTGTACCGGgcggttttctcaaaatttgtttattgtttacatttttctcgaataatatttaaatatggaaGAAACCAaaggtttttatgatttttgtatacCATACAATAAGGACGAGAAGGTTTTGCGAGAAATTTGCACTGAATTAGTTGACTGTAAGTAACACAATTCGAAAATGTTTTACTTAACATACAGAATTTTGCATTTCAGTGGGATATAAAACGGTGGCCATCGAACAAATATTCGATCATAGCAAAAAGGAGAATGTGAAACGTTCATCtgacatttttccagaacctgctaatataaaatggctgcaagatgaatataaaaataaattaaaaattttgcaaagacttACAATCATATACATTGATGTTGCTGTTGCACATGGCATGGTAATATATTCCGTAGCAATTTGAGATCCCAGAACAATATaaagaatatttaaatataaagagTGCTTAAAACTTTCCTAGCAACTAGAGAGTCCACTTCAAATTTGCACGTTTAACTATTAACTACAAAACAGCATAGTTCGCGATATACAAAGATTTGCAcataaaatgttaccaaaatcaaagattataaacttgaggaagataggaaattggcttgcgtcataccaaatgttgcatttaccgtgttagttcaatacatgtttgtaatctttttgtttgttgtttttcgtttttattttttaaatgaaaaatttaattttctaaatgaaacaatgttaaattttagcaacaaaaaaaaaaaaaaaatgtttcccttttatgtaaatttatttcgtgcacttaatttctttttatttgcattttaatgctatgtcaatacttgtcgtatacgcgtttggttcgagtattaaactaatctggtaaatggttcgatctcctcagtagctatTTTCCCATCTTCCTGAATCTATAATCTTCgaccaaaatttcttaatttcctTATATCAATTTCTAGGGGAATTCTTCAAATCTAAAAAAGTACAATTTGGTCGCTGGACAGCCAAAAACTGATGCAGCTCTAACGGTAAAATCTCTTAACAATGAAATAataagttttaaaatttaacccTATTTGGCATTTCAGCATTGTTGCACTACATTAAATTGTGATATTGTTACATTTGATGCCCAGGCTGGCAGTCGTATATATGTTAACCGAAAAGCATATCAAGTGGCTGTGAAAAGAGGAgtatttttcgaaattaaatATTCTCCTCTGATAACAgattcaaattttcgaaaagaCCTTATAAAGATAGCTCACAACTATTTTGTAAAGGGAAAATCAAAGAGCATTATAATTAGCAGTGGCgccagaaataaatttgaattaagaGGACCCTATGATGTCGCGAATTTGTAAGGAAGAATCTTAAATATACAATTAGGAAAATAattgataatttatttttaccacAATACATATATAGATCATTTATATTTGGCCTATCTGAAGACCAGGGAAAGTGTTCCATAGATCGATTTTGTCGTCAATTATTTTTAAGAGCTGGTAATTacttattttattatgtattatgTTTAGCTGAAATTTAAAACTGATATCATTCATTATAGAATCCAGACGTCTGGGTAAGACCATAATGTTTGCAAAATCCTCGGGACCAATAGTATTTTCAGAATCTTCTTCTGAAAGCGAAGAAGATGATCTTGAAGTCGGTGTTGATGATGACAACgatgaaaatgttataaaattttccaaaagttccTCAGATTCGGATGAAAC encodes:
- the LOC142227153 gene encoding uncharacterized protein LOC142227153 is translated as MEIVMKVKCSPSPVAGATTSSLKIVDNQRQLQQRPGSTGYNKTNTPPQITTYIPPATNNKCLLSTTSCSECSMGYCCNLQTCCLPSSSPTSHQTLPTPPPLMPIQTSSYNSSNNPNSHGNVSEDLPEFVSIEDEKVKQYLMKIGQEQLKQQRKPYRNETTKVTHVIAGGFPSSRDPYASRPVVYEIIELDDESEREKLKQIKQQAELKLAAKSQYNQGNDMSFANRNTKSLNISLIPKPSEPSSSQKQQRTCTVRNDMKSNSLPSNHKIIAEINLIDSSDDEEYENEDDETLPLAAVSCELNCDDDDSSNSLLQRPPSQSSFNQVLQKANSKKASSNRSPEVESSNENLLVRWEEYEGQGRERVFFECFLCGKKVQSSYNLRRHMMIHTGERPFACDMCDRRFREFSDLKKHRRRHSAEPNFMCMVCGELPPIENDPTRCINCCTQSKNVILMASMKRIEETAKEEDNQPSEEVTIVSSTPSLVQTSKTSSTTVAGTTKYIQRPSLKVETCGPTSKTITDRRDVIQKSPTTSASSENTQRLLENIPAVLRPGHNQLGMITRKEFACPLCNRAFGTRHNLKRHYMIHTGTKPFSCTKCRKPFREYSTLKKHMVTHQRDRWYKCMQCPMKFRDFIKYTEHKDSHPTSDYEDREDRTYRTRYTTKSRSNYQSSDSYMDSNDEQSMSEDCLECCECGQQFNDIDSYNEHLEKHCNISEIYECYICKHRFQSRTTLEDHMMKKHKKDCDSDDELIA
- the Rpp30 gene encoding ribonuclease P protein subunit Rpp30 — translated: MEETKGFYDFCIPYNKDEKVLREICTELVDLGYKTVAIEQIFDHSKKENVKRSSDIFPEPANIKWLQDEYKNKLKILQRLTIIYIDVAVAHGMGNSSNLKKYNLVAGQPKTDAALTHCCTTLNCDIVTFDAQAGSRIYVNRKAYQVAVKRGVFFEIKYSPLITDSNFRKDLIKIAHNYFVKGKSKSIIISSGARNKFELRGPYDVANLSFIFGLSEDQGKCSIDRFCRQLFLRAESRRLGKTIMFAKSSGPIVFSESSSESEEDDLEVGVDDDNDENVIKFSKSSSDSDETNDDDEQPNKKKKIS